From one Thermomicrobiales bacterium genomic stretch:
- a CDS encoding flippase, translated as MIALLANPVTIVVGVAVALAALIVGGWTIGLAPGARATANEDIVRRITRNSAVPIASQLVVRMIDLAVAIVLLRLLGPAGNGRYALAVIVWLYVKTISDFGLSLLATRDVARDPAAAGRIAGATTLMRLVVLTGASLLAGGYLAIGYRSGDLAGDTVLAALLLLVSIVPSSFTEAVNSVLNGLERMTVAAWLNVTVSVARAPLVILLAASRLEVVGVAVAAIVAAIASAALYARAYRLIVVTPISWRLDRRTIIELARESWPLLAGALLVNLFFRVDVFIVQSFRGDRALGLYDAAYKLINLVTIIPSYVTLAVFPALAVRSGDIVQLRRVQRLAIYLLVWLAWCIVAVVSGGADLAIRILAGRDYLPEAAILLQILILFAPLSFLNGIVQYVLIAMNEQRRIVPVFTAAVVFNLVANLLLVPRYGARAAAGVTVATELVIFLALLVATRRTAMPLRQEDLIRLWRPTVAGAVALLTGLIIASTVGSVAGAAAAAASFAVVSLGVRVLGSDELHILARAIGRARREHPTDTQAIGPRQP; from the coding sequence ATGATCGCGCTACTGGCTAACCCCGTCACCATCGTAGTGGGAGTCGCTGTGGCTCTTGCCGCGCTGATCGTTGGCGGCTGGACGATCGGCCTGGCGCCCGGGGCGCGGGCTACCGCCAACGAGGACATCGTCCGCAGAATCACCCGCAACAGCGCTGTCCCGATAGCCTCGCAGCTGGTCGTCAGAATGATCGACCTGGCGGTCGCGATCGTCCTCCTTCGATTGCTCGGCCCAGCCGGAAACGGACGCTACGCGCTGGCCGTGATCGTCTGGCTGTATGTCAAGACGATCTCCGATTTCGGTCTCAGCCTTCTTGCAACCCGTGATGTCGCGCGCGACCCGGCAGCAGCCGGCCGTATTGCAGGCGCGACAACGCTGATGAGGCTCGTCGTCCTGACCGGGGCGTCGCTGTTGGCAGGCGGTTATCTGGCGATCGGCTACAGGTCCGGCGATCTGGCCGGCGACACCGTGCTGGCTGCACTGCTGCTCCTCGTGTCGATCGTCCCAAGCAGCTTCACCGAGGCAGTGAACTCCGTCCTCAATGGCCTCGAGCGAATGACAGTCGCAGCCTGGCTCAACGTGACGGTCAGTGTCGCGCGCGCGCCGCTCGTCATCCTGCTCGCCGCCTCACGACTCGAGGTCGTGGGCGTCGCTGTCGCCGCGATCGTCGCGGCGATCGCGTCCGCAGCGCTCTATGCGCGAGCGTATCGATTGATCGTCGTGACGCCCATCTCGTGGCGGCTCGATCGCCGAACGATCATCGAGCTCGCTCGTGAAAGCTGGCCACTCCTGGCCGGCGCACTGCTGGTCAACCTGTTCTTTCGCGTGGACGTCTTCATCGTCCAGTCGTTCCGAGGCGACCGGGCGCTGGGCCTCTACGACGCCGCGTACAAGCTGATCAACCTGGTCACAATTATCCCCTCATACGTCACGCTAGCGGTCTTCCCGGCTCTCGCGGTGCGAAGCGGGGATATCGTCCAGCTTCGACGAGTGCAGCGTCTCGCAATCTACTTACTGGTCTGGCTCGCCTGGTGCATCGTCGCAGTTGTGTCGGGCGGCGCAGACCTGGCGATCCGGATTCTCGCGGGCCGAGACTACCTGCCCGAGGCGGCTATCTTGCTTCAGATCCTGATCCTGTTCGCGCCATTGTCGTTCCTGAACGGCATCGTCCAGTATGTTCTCATCGCGATGAACGAACAGCGGCGCATCGTGCCAGTCTTCACCGCGGCGGTCGTGTTTAATCTCGTGGCGAATCTGCTATTGGTCCCGCGATATGGCGCGCGGGCAGCCGCGGGCGTCACGGTCGCCACCGAGCTCGTGATCTTCCTCGCGCTTCTCGTCGCGACCCGCCGGACGGCGATGCCCTTGCGGCAGGAGGATCTAATCCGGCTCTGGCGGCCAACCGTCGCTGGCGCCGTGGCTCTTTTGACAGGCCTCATCATCGCAAGCACCGTTGGGTCCGTGGCCGGCGCCGCCGCGGCAGCGGCATCGTTCGCCGTCGTGTCTCTCGGTGTTCGTGTGCTCGGATCGGACGAGCTCCATATCCTCGCACGGGCGATCGGCCGCGCGCGGAGGGAGCATCCTACTGACACGCAAGCCATAGGACCGCGTCAACCTTGA
- a CDS encoding DUF4010 domain-containing protein: MSTLGGLSIGIDGQALRLLLSQSRSISQSSLWPYLPVLERLGLAIALGLFVGLERERRDKEAGIRTFGFAALIGGLGGLLGVSYALFGLGFLALQVVIFNWHTMVTERRIELTTSSAFIVTGFVGVLAGQGHTLTPTAVAVATVGLLAVKERLRGLSATLTETELRAAILLGVLAFVIYPALPSGALDRWGLIDARAAWVAVVLIATIGFIDYVLLKLYGAKGIALAGFLAGLVNSKVAITELASRTHDGSQRYARATFHGVILATIATVLRNAGLLLLLAPAAFAGAAVSFGLMIAVCAIAAYYRGGPSATDEEAHLVPPDSPFSLRSVLQFGLLFLVLQVAGTLAERALGSAGFYVVSVIGGLVSSASSVASAARLQNAGAISASVAGTGVVLTTLTSLIVNQLLFSRLSGDRGLTRRLVWVTGSIVLIGIAGVGVQVLIQDMLGFLA, from the coding sequence ATGTCAACACTCGGCGGATTATCAATCGGAATTGATGGCCAGGCGCTGCGATTACTGCTCAGCCAGTCGCGGAGTATCAGCCAGTCATCCTTATGGCCGTATCTCCCGGTGCTGGAGCGCCTCGGTCTGGCAATCGCTCTGGGACTGTTCGTTGGCCTCGAACGCGAACGGCGTGACAAGGAAGCCGGGATTCGCACATTCGGCTTCGCCGCGCTTATCGGCGGGCTTGGCGGATTGCTTGGCGTCAGCTATGCGTTGTTCGGGCTGGGGTTTCTTGCCCTTCAGGTCGTGATCTTCAACTGGCACACCATGGTCACCGAACGCCGGATCGAGTTGACGACTTCGTCCGCGTTCATCGTCACCGGATTTGTCGGCGTGCTGGCAGGACAGGGTCATACCCTGACGCCAACAGCAGTTGCCGTCGCGACGGTCGGGTTGCTCGCGGTGAAGGAGCGGCTCCGAGGGTTGAGCGCCACGCTGACCGAGACCGAGCTCCGTGCCGCAATCCTTCTCGGCGTCCTTGCGTTCGTCATCTACCCGGCCCTGCCATCCGGCGCTCTCGACCGTTGGGGGTTGATCGACGCGCGGGCGGCATGGGTAGCCGTCGTGTTGATCGCGACGATCGGCTTCATAGATTATGTCTTGCTGAAACTGTACGGAGCGAAGGGTATAGCACTCGCCGGATTCCTGGCCGGCCTCGTCAACAGCAAGGTTGCGATCACCGAACTAGCCAGCCGCACCCATGATGGCAGCCAGCGATACGCTCGCGCCACGTTCCACGGAGTGATTCTCGCAACGATCGCGACAGTCCTCCGCAACGCCGGGCTGCTTCTACTCCTCGCGCCTGCTGCATTCGCTGGGGCGGCGGTTTCGTTCGGACTGATGATTGCAGTCTGCGCCATCGCAGCGTACTACCGTGGTGGCCCATCAGCGACGGATGAGGAGGCGCACCTCGTCCCGCCGGACTCACCATTCTCGCTACGGTCGGTGCTGCAGTTCGGGCTTCTCTTCCTCGTGCTCCAGGTGGCCGGCACGCTGGCAGAGCGCGCGCTTGGATCTGCGGGATTCTATGTCGTCAGCGTCATTGGCGGACTTGTGTCAAGTGCCAGCTCAGTTGCCTCGGCCGCCAGGCTGCAGAACGCCGGGGCGATTTCCGCTAGCGTCGCGGGCACCGGCGTCGTGCTGACGACACTAACGAGTCTGATCGTAAACCAGCTGCTGTTCTCTCGCCTGTCGGGCGACAGAGGATTGACCAGACGGCTTGTCTGGGTCACCGGGTCAATCGTGCTCATCGGCATCGCGGGCGTCGGCGTGCAGGTGCTGATTCAGGATATGCTCGGGTTTCTGGCCTGA
- a CDS encoding MFS transporter → MGVGEESASLLEGELQRIYRRTLGVVAASQILAGLGIAAGVTVSALLAQDMLGSTGLAGLPSAFFTLGAAIAAFAIGRLSQRSGRRIGLSVGYLVGAVGGIGIIAAAVTGSIVLLFLSLIFYGSGMATNLQARYAGTDLARPERRGQAVSTILVATTFGAVAGPNLSGVLGDLGKSVNIPELAGPFLMSVVAFGLAAAILFFFLRPDPLLSARRFESIVAPRVGGAFDSVAAVDRRLLAFGASVMAVTQIIMVAIMTMTPVHMRAHHHGLSATGMVIAVHIAGMYLPSPLSGYLLDRLGRTPIIIAAVVILPISGLIAAFAPTGSVATLAIALGLLGVGWNLGFVAGTAMITDATPLAHRASTQGSVDVVVSLSGAGAGVMSGVMVATTSYATLSIVGGVLALALIPIIVMSQTHARRAEEGHAVA, encoded by the coding sequence ATGGGGGTGGGGGAGGAATCCGCGAGCTTGCTGGAAGGCGAGCTTCAACGGATCTATCGACGCACGCTCGGCGTCGTCGCGGCATCGCAGATTCTCGCGGGCCTCGGAATCGCCGCGGGTGTGACGGTCAGCGCGCTTCTGGCTCAGGACATGCTTGGGTCGACCGGGTTGGCAGGCCTTCCGTCTGCGTTCTTCACGCTGGGAGCGGCGATCGCGGCGTTTGCGATCGGTCGCCTCTCGCAGCGGTCGGGGCGACGAATCGGGTTGAGCGTCGGGTATCTGGTCGGCGCAGTTGGTGGAATCGGGATCATCGCAGCGGCGGTGACCGGCAGCATTGTGCTTCTCTTTCTGTCACTGATCTTCTATGGCTCAGGGATGGCGACGAACCTTCAGGCGCGATACGCCGGGACAGATCTCGCTCGTCCCGAACGTCGCGGGCAGGCGGTGAGCACGATCCTGGTCGCGACGACATTCGGCGCGGTGGCGGGACCGAACCTCAGTGGAGTGCTGGGCGACCTCGGTAAGTCAGTGAATATTCCTGAGTTGGCCGGCCCATTTCTGATGTCCGTCGTCGCGTTCGGTCTAGCGGCGGCAATCCTGTTCTTCTTTCTCCGGCCCGACCCGCTCCTGTCAGCCCGCCGATTCGAGTCGATTGTCGCGCCGCGCGTCGGCGGCGCATTCGACAGCGTCGCAGCAGTCGACCGCCGGCTGCTCGCCTTCGGGGCCAGCGTGATGGCCGTGACGCAGATCATCATGGTCGCGATTATGACGATGACGCCGGTCCATATGCGCGCCCACCATCATGGCCTGAGCGCGACAGGGATGGTTATCGCGGTTCACATTGCGGGGATGTACCTTCCATCGCCACTGAGCGGGTATCTGCTCGATCGACTCGGTCGAACGCCGATCATCATTGCGGCGGTCGTTATCCTGCCGATTTCCGGGTTGATCGCTGCGTTCGCGCCCACCGGCTCGGTGGCGACGCTGGCCATTGCGCTAGGGTTGCTTGGCGTTGGCTGGAACCTTGGGTTTGTCGCTGGCACTGCGATGATTACCGACGCAACCCCGCTGGCGCACCGCGCATCGACGCAAGGATCGGTTGATGTCGTTGTCTCGCTGTCCGGGGCCGGCGCTGGTGTGATGAGCGGTGTCATGGTCGCCACGACGAGCTACGCCACGCTGTCGATCGTTGGCGGGGTATTGGCGCTTGCCCTGATCCCGATCATTGTCATGTCCCAGACGCACGCGCGCCGCGCCGAAGAAGGGCATGCCGTCGCCTGA
- a CDS encoding glycosyl hydrolase, translating into MDPKLIESVRWREIGPHRGGRVVAVAGHPTEIGTFYFGACAGGVWKTTSGGAYWENVSDGYFGTSAIGAIAVPVSDPNVIYVGTGESEIRSNVSHGDGVYKSTDGGRSWVNLGLKDTRHIGDIEVHPTNSDLVYVAALGHAWGPNEERGVFRSKDGGKNWERVLYKSDQAGCHDIAMDASNPRVLFAAIWQAQRHPHTLASGGEDSGIWRSMDGGDTWEDVTRHPGLPEDAVLGKIGVTISPAQAGRVWALIEAENGGLFRSDDYGDTWTRLTENMDLRRRPWYYMHVFADPSDADTIWVLNVNCWKSTDGGKTFDQIPTPHGDNHGLWIDPENSSRIIEGNDGGACVSFDGGRHWSTILNQPTAQFYHVTTDNQTPYNIYGSQQDNWAMKLPSVGHEGAITWTNYVEPGGGESGYIAVSRKAPHRVFAGGIGTGLGNGRMLAWNPLSGHKRNVTVWPEVVGFGAGAAAMKYRFQWTFPIEFSPHDPDVLYACSNHVHKSTDEGETWEVISPDLTTNNPELLGSSGGPITADNSGAEVHCTIFAFVESPIEAGVLWAGSDDGVVHISRDAGKTWNNVTPDGLEKPAMVSIIEASTFNAGTAYVTATRYKVDDLKPYIFRTSDYGASWQLVTDGIPADEFTRVVREDPSREGLLYCGTEVGLHVSFDRGDNWQPFQSNLPVAPIHDLTIKNDDLIAATHGRSFWLLDDLSPLHHAEQGMEGQNVVLFKPRDTTRYRVYGRAFGRTPNVTNYKMTGPVTVAYRPTEAPSGAPEESFLDAGANPPDGVIVHYYLKNKPESDMRLDILDIEGKIVRSYSSAADEKPKLLAQPGSHQIVWDMRGTKPTALEDAGAQDRFAQMMESAVAPRVVGGMYQARLTVDGHELMESFRVLPDPRIDADDRALAEQFELKSAIRDEVSRIHEALNQLRSVRGQLNAWSDRAGKDDANKGIYEQAAKLKADLDAIEATLLSVNASKPRPGASAIREKLVSLSIMIDESDDRPTQGGRDVYAMLADQVETTTAQLRRALFDDIAALNKKISSSALPPIVG; encoded by the coding sequence ATGGACCCGAAGCTGATCGAATCGGTACGTTGGCGTGAGATTGGGCCTCACCGTGGCGGTCGAGTCGTCGCGGTGGCTGGCCATCCGACTGAGATAGGAACGTTCTACTTCGGCGCGTGCGCGGGTGGTGTCTGGAAGACGACGAGCGGTGGCGCATACTGGGAGAACGTCTCAGATGGCTACTTCGGGACATCGGCGATTGGCGCGATCGCTGTCCCCGTTTCCGACCCGAACGTGATCTACGTCGGCACCGGCGAGTCTGAAATCCGCAGCAATGTCTCGCACGGGGATGGCGTCTACAAGTCGACCGATGGTGGTCGTTCGTGGGTGAACCTGGGCCTGAAGGACACGCGACACATCGGAGACATTGAGGTCCATCCGACGAACTCTGATCTTGTCTACGTAGCGGCGCTCGGTCACGCCTGGGGTCCGAATGAGGAACGTGGTGTCTTCCGTTCGAAGGATGGCGGCAAGAACTGGGAGCGCGTGCTCTATAAGAGCGACCAGGCCGGCTGTCACGACATCGCCATGGACGCTTCCAACCCACGGGTGCTCTTCGCGGCGATCTGGCAGGCACAACGACACCCACATACGCTGGCGAGCGGCGGCGAGGATAGCGGCATCTGGCGCTCAATGGATGGCGGGGATACGTGGGAGGACGTTACTCGACATCCGGGTCTGCCAGAGGACGCCGTGCTCGGCAAGATCGGCGTTACGATCTCCCCGGCGCAGGCTGGACGTGTCTGGGCGCTGATTGAAGCGGAAAACGGCGGGCTCTTCCGATCGGATGACTACGGGGATACCTGGACGAGACTCACCGAGAACATGGATCTGCGTCGCCGGCCCTGGTACTACATGCACGTCTTCGCCGATCCGTCCGACGCTGACACGATCTGGGTGCTGAACGTCAATTGTTGGAAATCGACTGACGGCGGCAAGACCTTCGACCAGATCCCCACGCCACATGGCGATAATCACGGACTCTGGATCGACCCGGAGAATTCAAGCCGGATCATCGAAGGAAATGACGGGGGCGCTTGCGTCAGCTTCGACGGAGGCCGGCACTGGTCGACGATCCTCAATCAACCAACCGCGCAGTTCTATCACGTCACCACCGATAACCAGACGCCCTACAACATCTACGGATCGCAGCAAGATAACTGGGCGATGAAGCTGCCGAGTGTGGGGCATGAGGGCGCGATCACCTGGACCAACTATGTCGAGCCGGGCGGTGGCGAGTCAGGCTATATCGCAGTCAGCCGAAAAGCGCCGCACCGCGTCTTTGCTGGAGGCATCGGCACCGGGCTGGGCAACGGCCGAATGCTTGCCTGGAATCCTCTGAGCGGCCACAAGCGCAACGTCACAGTCTGGCCCGAGGTGGTCGGATTCGGGGCCGGCGCGGCGGCCATGAAGTACCGATTTCAGTGGACGTTCCCGATTGAATTCTCTCCTCATGACCCAGACGTGCTCTATGCGTGCTCGAACCATGTCCACAAGTCAACTGACGAGGGTGAGACCTGGGAGGTCATCAGCCCGGATCTGACGACGAACAACCCCGAGCTGCTCGGGTCTTCAGGCGGTCCGATCACCGCTGACAACTCCGGCGCGGAGGTTCATTGCACGATCTTCGCGTTCGTCGAATCTCCGATCGAAGCCGGTGTGCTCTGGGCTGGATCGGACGACGGAGTCGTCCATATCTCCCGTGACGCCGGCAAGACATGGAACAACGTCACACCAGATGGCCTTGAGAAGCCCGCGATGGTTTCGATCATCGAGGCATCGACGTTCAATGCCGGGACGGCGTATGTGACGGCGACGCGGTACAAGGTGGACGACCTGAAGCCGTATATCTTCAGGACGTCTGATTACGGCGCGTCGTGGCAACTTGTGACGGACGGCATCCCAGCGGATGAGTTCACCCGGGTTGTGCGCGAGGATCCGAGTCGCGAGGGACTGCTGTACTGCGGCACCGAGGTGGGTCTGCACGTTTCGTTCGATCGAGGGGACAACTGGCAGCCGTTCCAGTCCAACCTGCCGGTTGCGCCGATCCACGACCTGACGATCAAGAATGACGATCTGATCGCTGCGACCCACGGCCGCTCCTTCTGGCTGCTCGACGACCTCTCACCCCTGCACCACGCTGAGCAGGGCATGGAGGGCCAGAACGTTGTGCTGTTCAAGCCGCGCGACACGACGCGCTACCGGGTATATGGGCGAGCGTTCGGCCGTACGCCGAACGTTACAAACTACAAGATGACTGGCCCGGTGACTGTTGCGTACCGGCCGACCGAAGCCCCGAGCGGCGCTCCAGAAGAGTCGTTCCTCGATGCCGGCGCAAACCCGCCCGACGGCGTGATCGTGCACTACTACCTCAAGAACAAGCCAGAGAGCGACATGAGGCTCGATATCCTGGATATCGAAGGCAAGATTGTTCGCTCATACTCCAGCGCCGCAGACGAGAAGCCGAAGCTGTTGGCTCAGCCAGGGAGCCACCAGATCGTCTGGGATATGCGCGGCACGAAGCCGACAGCTCTCGAAGACGCGGGAGCGCAAGACCGATTTGCCCAGATGATGGAATCGGCCGTTGCGCCGCGAGTCGTTGGCGGCATGTATCAGGCCCGACTGACGGTTGACGGGCATGAGTTGATGGAGAGCTTCCGCGTCTTGCCGGACCCACGGATCGACGCCGACGATCGCGCGCTCGCGGAACAGTTCGAGCTGAAGTCGGCGATTCGCGATGAGGTCTCGCGCATCCACGAGGCGCTGAACCAGTTGCGATCCGTCCGTGGCCAGCTGAACGCATGGTCAGATCGCGCCGGAAAGGATGACGCCAACAAGGGTATCTACGAGCAGGCGGCCAAGCTCAAGGCTGATCTCGACGCAATCGAGGCAACCCTGCTCAGTGTGAATGCCAGCAAGCCACGCCCCGGCGCGTCTGCCATCCGGGAGAAGCTGGTGTCGCTCAGCATCATGATTGACGAATCTGATGATCGCCCTACTCAGGGTGGGCGGGATGTCTACGCAATGCTTGCAGACCAGGTCGAGACAACGACCGCACAGCTGCGTCGAGCGCTCTTCGATGATATCGCCGCGTTGAACAAGAAGATCTCGAGTTCGGCGTTGCCGCCGATCGTCGGGTAG
- a CDS encoding ATP-grasp domain-containing protein produces MHEDRAHSPRVMLLMSPSTYRAGAFLKAAADVGVEVVSVTDMPELLREYWHQDLAVSFANIEQAFPDVVRLARERAVDAVLSVDDAATELAALGARELGFVHNSPDAAAAARDKLLMRTMLANAGVKSPWFVVHPVPSDPRTIAETLEYPCVVKPIRLSGSRGVIRADDADGFVAAFTRTGAISLDEVTDGSDPQILIEEYLPGDEVAVEGLLTDGDLHILAIFDKPDPLIGPFFEETIYVTPSGHAPEILAAIARETADAAAALGLRHGPIHAELRINDRGAWLIEVAGRSIGGLCSTILSFGAGMSLEEIILRHAVGMAIPSFDRTGNAVGVMMIPIPAKGLLREVDGIDAARAVVGITGIEITAPVNYPIVPLPEGSSYLGFIFARGESPSAVEATLRESHRQLRIQIDPIVSIASPTPVVAR; encoded by the coding sequence ATGCATGAAGATCGAGCTCATTCCCCACGCGTGATGCTACTGATGTCGCCATCAACCTACCGAGCCGGGGCGTTTCTCAAGGCGGCAGCCGATGTCGGAGTCGAAGTCGTCTCGGTGACGGACATGCCCGAACTTCTCCGCGAGTATTGGCACCAGGACCTTGCCGTCAGCTTTGCGAATATCGAGCAGGCCTTCCCGGATGTCGTCCGGCTTGCTCGGGAGCGAGCCGTCGACGCTGTGCTATCGGTCGATGACGCAGCGACGGAGTTGGCGGCGCTGGGCGCTCGAGAGCTTGGGTTCGTTCATAACTCCCCCGACGCAGCAGCCGCGGCCAGAGACAAGCTCCTCATGCGGACAATGCTCGCAAACGCCGGGGTCAAGAGCCCCTGGTTCGTCGTTCATCCCGTTCCCAGTGATCCACGGACCATCGCTGAGACGCTGGAGTATCCATGCGTCGTGAAGCCGATACGGCTCTCTGGCAGTCGAGGGGTTATCCGCGCCGACGACGCGGACGGCTTCGTCGCAGCCTTCACCCGAACCGGCGCGATTTCATTGGATGAGGTGACGGACGGGAGCGATCCTCAGATTCTGATCGAGGAATACCTCCCCGGTGACGAGGTGGCGGTCGAGGGATTGCTAACGGACGGGGATTTGCACATCCTGGCGATCTTCGACAAGCCCGATCCTCTCATCGGGCCATTTTTCGAGGAGACGATCTACGTCACGCCGTCCGGTCATGCTCCGGAGATTCTGGCCGCAATCGCTCGTGAGACAGCGGACGCGGCGGCGGCGCTCGGCCTGCGCCACGGCCCGATCCACGCAGAGCTTCGGATCAATGACCGCGGGGCATGGCTCATCGAAGTGGCCGGCCGATCGATCGGCGGTCTGTGCTCTACGATCCTCTCATTTGGCGCTGGAATGAGTCTGGAAGAGATCATCCTCCGGCACGCGGTCGGAATGGCGATCCCGTCGTTCGATCGCACCGGAAACGCTGTCGGCGTAATGATGATTCCGATCCCGGCAAAAGGGCTCCTGCGTGAGGTCGATGGCATCGACGCGGCTCGCGCGGTGGTCGGTATCACCGGCATCGAAATCACGGCTCCGGTGAACTACCCAATCGTTCCGCTGCCGGAGGGATCGAGCTATCTGGGATTCATTTTCGCCCGTGGGGAATCGCCATCTGCCGTCGAGGCAACCTTGCGCGAGTCCCACCGCCAATTGCGGATCCAGATCGACCCCATCGTGTCAATCGCGAGCCCGACGCCCGTCGTGGCGCGTTGA
- a CDS encoding oxidative damage protection protein, which yields MPRMVMCVKLGRELRALEAPPFPGELGLRIFENVSEEGYRLWTQHATIMINHYGLHPADPDTRKLLRREMEEFFFGENAQVPEGWVAPGAGAPSKGAAPRKK from the coding sequence ATGCCCCGAATGGTAATGTGTGTGAAGCTTGGTCGAGAGTTGCGTGCGCTCGAAGCACCGCCATTCCCCGGCGAGCTTGGCCTGCGCATCTTTGAGAACGTTTCCGAAGAAGGCTACCGCCTCTGGACTCAGCACGCGACGATCATGATCAATCATTACGGGCTGCACCCCGCTGATCCCGACACTCGCAAGCTTCTTCGCCGGGAGATGGAGGAGTTCTTCTTCGGTGAGAACGCCCAGGTGCCGGAAGGCTGGGTTGCTCCCGGCGCTGGCGCTCCATCGAAGGGCGCAGCTCCGCGCAAGAAATAG
- a CDS encoding formyltransferase family protein produces the protein MNRREISSDFANTLSPMAVTPPPLRVVFFGLPCDFTRIVVETCARSGVNIVGLLVPGPDDRMAPVEVAQPRTLLPMAGSGPSHVRAPLFHIGRTGSASTRQLVSSLAPDVIAVACYPTRIPPQTAAIARLGALNVHPSRLPAGRGPDPLFWTLRRGDGQAAVTVHALDVQMDAGPIYLQRDLEYPDGTTESELNDLLATAGGALLVETIAGLATNALFPTAQDETRATYQTWPTAGDFVIDTTLSARAAYNFIRGVAGRYVPVTIATPAGDIIVDEALQYVTGEGPAAIDAAETRWVEFADGWLRIRSSIPPETGISTEPR, from the coding sequence ATGAATCGACGCGAGATTTCGTCGGACTTCGCCAATACTCTATCACCCATGGCGGTAACTCCTCCGCCCCTCCGTGTAGTCTTCTTTGGTCTGCCCTGTGATTTCACTCGCATCGTCGTCGAGACGTGTGCTCGAAGCGGGGTGAACATCGTCGGGCTGTTGGTCCCCGGACCAGACGACCGGATGGCGCCAGTCGAGGTGGCCCAACCACGCACGCTGCTTCCGATGGCTGGCTCCGGACCGAGTCATGTGCGAGCACCGTTGTTCCACATCGGGCGCACCGGCTCGGCGTCTACCCGGCAACTGGTATCGTCGCTCGCGCCCGACGTTATTGCCGTCGCGTGCTATCCGACCCGCATCCCGCCGCAAACGGCTGCGATCGCCAGGCTGGGCGCCCTGAATGTCCACCCGAGCCGCCTGCCGGCCGGCCGTGGCCCAGATCCGCTCTTCTGGACACTCCGGCGTGGCGACGGACAGGCTGCGGTGACTGTTCACGCGCTCGACGTCCAGATGGACGCTGGCCCGATCTATCTCCAGCGGGACCTGGAGTATCCCGATGGAACGACCGAGTCGGAGCTCAACGATCTGCTCGCCACCGCTGGCGGGGCACTCCTCGTCGAGACGATCGCGGGTCTGGCGACGAACGCCTTGTTCCCTACCGCGCAGGACGAAACTCGCGCGACGTACCAGACATGGCCAACAGCGGGTGACTTCGTCATTGATACCACCCTGTCGGCGCGCGCCGCGTACAACTTCATTCGCGGAGTGGCCGGCCGCTACGTTCCGGTAACGATTGCGACACCCGCAGGCGACATCATCGTCGACGAGGCTTTACAGTACGTCACTGGCGAGGGGCCGGCCGCGATCGATGCGGCTGAGACTCGATGGGTCGAGTTCGCAGATGGCTGGCTCAGGATTCGTTCGTCGATTCCGCCCGAAACCGGGATTTCGACGGAGCCACGCTGA